The Spirochaetota bacterium genome contains the following window.
GCGCCTGGGTTTCGGCGGGAGCGTAAGCCCCAGGCGATAGGCGTGGCCGCGACGCACGCGGGGATTGAAAAGCGCGTTGATGAGAAAGCCGAGAATTATGAGCGGGGAGAAAAGATGGAGGAGGATATTGTAGAAGATGAGGCGGATGGTCATGGGATATACACACTCACCCCATCCCCCAGCCCCTTCCCCTCTCTCACGGAAATGTGAGAGAGGGGAAGGGGAGAGGATGCAGTACAAAAGATCTTTTTTAGAACAACATCCACATTCTCCAGAACTTCATTGTTTGAAAAGCGAATAGTACGAATACCAAATTCCTCCATTAACGAACTGCGAATGCGGTCATATACTTCCTGATCATTATGGCTCGAGCCATCGATCTCAACGCATACCTTCCGTTGTGCGCAGTAAAAGTCAGCAATAAAATAATATGGCTTGCCGTTCTGAATATAACGGATCGTATGCTGCCGAGTGAATTTCAATCCGCCAAGCCTTCTGTTCCGAAGATGCTCCCATAACACGGCCTCAGTTCTTGTCTGAT
Protein-coding sequences here:
- a CDS encoding DUF559 domain-containing protein, encoding MMIRESTMRARRLRADQTRTEAVLWEHLRNRRLGGLKFTRQHTIRYIQNGKPYYFIADFYCAQRKVCVEIDGSSHNDQEVYDRIRSSLMEEFGIRTIRFSNNEVLENVDVVLKKIFCTASSPLPLSHISVREGKGLGDGVSVYIP